From a region of the Nodosilinea sp. PGN35 genome:
- the glgX gene encoding glycogen debranching protein GlgX, whose protein sequence is MSPKVLPGQSYPLGATVYAVGVNFCLYSKYATGIDLLLFEADDLAQPSRVLTLDPKWNRTFYYWHLFVPGLKSGQIYAYRVHGPFDPAHGHRFDATKVLLDPYARAIVGDDTYDRAAAIGLGDNCATALKGVVVDTRNYDWQGDRPLHIPYSSSVIYEMHVGGFTRHPSSGLPDEQRGTYAGLIEKIPYLQALGVTAVELLPIHQFDTQDAMPGLENYWGYSTLAFFAPHRGYSSRKDPLGPVNEFRDLVKALHKAGIEVILDVVFNHSAEGNHEGPTLSFKGIDNKTYYMLEDNPIYYSNYSGCGNTLSPNHAVVGRMILDSLRYWVSEMHVDGFRFDLASVMSRDVMGIPLEDPPILWNIESEPILAGTKIIAEAWDAAGLYQVGSFIGDRFAEWNGPYRDHVRQFVKGDTGCVPDLASRILGSPDIYQKPNREPNRSIHFVTCHDGFTLNDLVSYNQKYNQANGEHNRDGTDANYSWNCGVEGLSAPPEVEQLRQRQIKNFLTLLFMAQGTPMLLMGDEVRRTQRGNNNAYCQDNDISWFNWDAVEKEQPLLRFTQGLIHFIQNLKVFQLEHLLRVTTSWHYEPHIVWHGTALNQPDWSENSHTLAFTLRYPDAKEQLHVMLNAYWEPLMFELPGLGPHDRWHRIVDTSVAPPRDFCYPDEAPVFESDRYPVGARSSVVLMSRAQG, encoded by the coding sequence ATGAGTCCCAAAGTTCTGCCTGGTCAAAGCTATCCCCTGGGGGCTACCGTCTACGCGGTAGGCGTCAATTTTTGCCTCTATTCTAAATACGCCACCGGCATCGATCTGCTGCTGTTTGAGGCCGACGACCTCGCCCAGCCGAGCCGGGTGCTGACCCTCGACCCCAAGTGGAACCGCACCTTTTACTACTGGCACCTGTTTGTGCCCGGCCTCAAGAGCGGCCAAATCTATGCCTACCGCGTCCACGGCCCCTTCGACCCGGCCCACGGTCACCGCTTTGACGCCACCAAGGTGCTGCTCGATCCCTACGCCCGCGCCATTGTGGGCGACGACACCTACGATCGCGCCGCCGCCATTGGCCTGGGTGACAACTGCGCCACCGCTCTCAAGGGGGTGGTGGTGGATACTCGCAACTACGACTGGCAGGGCGATCGCCCCCTGCACATTCCCTACTCCAGCAGCGTCATCTACGAAATGCACGTGGGCGGCTTTACCCGCCACCCCTCCTCGGGGCTGCCCGACGAGCAGCGGGGCACCTACGCCGGGCTGATCGAAAAAATCCCCTACCTGCAAGCGCTGGGCGTCACCGCCGTGGAGCTGCTGCCCATTCACCAGTTCGACACCCAGGATGCCATGCCCGGTTTGGAAAACTACTGGGGCTACAGCACCCTGGCCTTTTTTGCCCCCCACCGGGGCTACAGCTCGCGCAAAGATCCCCTCGGCCCGGTGAACGAGTTTCGCGACCTGGTCAAAGCCCTGCACAAAGCGGGTATCGAAGTCATTCTCGATGTGGTGTTTAACCACTCGGCGGAGGGCAACCACGAAGGCCCCACCCTGAGCTTCAAGGGCATCGACAACAAAACCTACTACATGCTCGAAGACAACCCCATCTACTACTCCAACTACAGCGGCTGCGGCAACACCCTCTCGCCCAACCACGCGGTCGTCGGGCGGATGATTCTCGACAGTCTGCGCTACTGGGTCTCGGAAATGCACGTGGATGGCTTTCGCTTTGACCTGGCCTCGGTGATGTCGCGCGATGTGATGGGCATTCCGCTGGAAGACCCGCCGATTTTGTGGAACATTGAGTCGGAGCCAATTTTGGCCGGTACCAAGATCATCGCCGAAGCCTGGGATGCGGCGGGGCTGTACCAGGTGGGCAGCTTTATCGGCGATCGCTTTGCCGAGTGGAATGGCCCTTACCGCGATCACGTGCGCCAGTTTGTCAAAGGCGATACCGGCTGCGTGCCCGACCTGGCCTCGCGCATTTTGGGCAGCCCCGACATCTACCAAAAGCCCAACCGCGAGCCCAACCGCAGCATTCACTTTGTCACCTGCCACGACGGCTTTACCCTCAACGACCTGGTGTCATACAACCAGAAGTACAACCAGGCCAACGGCGAGCACAACCGCGACGGCACCGACGCCAACTACAGCTGGAACTGCGGCGTCGAGGGGCTGTCGGCCCCGCCCGAGGTCGAGCAGCTGCGCCAGCGGCAGATCAAAAACTTCCTGACGCTGCTGTTTATGGCTCAGGGCACGCCAATGCTGCTGATGGGCGACGAAGTGCGCCGCACCCAGCGCGGCAACAACAACGCCTACTGCCAGGACAACGACATTAGCTGGTTCAACTGGGATGCGGTGGAAAAAGAACAGCCGCTGCTGCGCTTTACCCAGGGGCTAATTCACTTCATTCAAAACCTGAAGGTGTTTCAGCTGGAGCACCTGCTGCGGGTGACGACGAGCTGGCACTACGAACCCCACATTGTCTGGCACGGCACTGCGCTCAACCAGCCCGACTGGTCTGAAAACTCCCACACCCTGGCCTTTACCCTGCGCTACCCCGACGCCAAGGAGCAGCTGCACGTCATGCTCAACGCCTACTGGGAACCGCTGATGTTTGAGCTGCCGGGGCTGGGGCCGCACGATCGCTGGCACCGCATTGTCGATACATCGGTGGCACCGCCCCGAGACTTTTGCTACCCCGACGAAGCCCCGGTGTTTGAGAGCGATCGCTACCCGGTGGGGGCGCGATCGTCGGTGGTGCTCATGAGCCGAGCACAGGGATAG
- a CDS encoding aromatic ring-hydroxylating dioxygenase subunit alpha translates to MVSSLPLQWSQTNPHGSSPVPPDIHGLPDRFLLTADHYTNPAWVPIEQRAIFRRTWLYLGDGDRLAPGMVWARSVAGAPLLIVRDNDGELRAFYNLCPHRAAILSPQAGIHPCQKLVCPYHAWVYDLSGNLTGVPSQDQFPKSFQKEDFALRSLRLETWSGFMFVCFDDGAPPLVEFLGSIPEHLGQHRTAATQPLATKQYTVACNWKNYHDNTLCDYHVAIAHRTTLNQVQGPIRHYQHQLEPFVNLLYTPTTADWQAENSILPTLQGRSREGFFTYGIYPNLHLLGLPNGLLAWLHIEPLTVESCRVTLDLYGDPDLCPPTEILLAEFEAFMQEDMVLTESVQQGYASGAYTPGPVNGLESRIIHQQQLIWDALAAAGAVE, encoded by the coding sequence ATGGTTTCTAGTCTGCCGCTGCAATGGTCACAGACCAACCCCCACGGCTCATCGCCGGTTCCTCCTGACATTCATGGGCTGCCCGATCGCTTTTTGCTCACCGCCGACCACTACACCAATCCTGCCTGGGTGCCAATCGAGCAGCGGGCGATTTTTCGGCGCACCTGGCTCTACCTGGGCGATGGCGATCGCCTTGCGCCGGGGATGGTGTGGGCCAGGTCGGTGGCGGGCGCGCCCCTGCTGATTGTGCGCGACAACGATGGCGAACTGCGGGCCTTTTACAACCTCTGCCCCCACCGGGCGGCTATTCTGTCGCCCCAGGCGGGCATTCACCCCTGTCAAAAACTGGTGTGCCCCTACCACGCCTGGGTCTACGACCTCTCGGGGAATTTGACGGGGGTGCCCTCCCAGGATCAGTTTCCAAAGTCGTTTCAGAAGGAGGATTTTGCCCTGCGATCGCTGCGGCTGGAAACCTGGTCGGGCTTTATGTTCGTCTGCTTTGACGACGGTGCCCCGCCGCTAGTCGAGTTTTTGGGCAGCATTCCCGAGCACCTGGGACAGCACCGCACCGCCGCCACCCAGCCGCTGGCGACCAAGCAGTACACCGTTGCCTGCAACTGGAAAAACTACCACGACAACACCCTGTGCGACTACCACGTGGCGATCGCCCACCGTACCACCCTCAACCAGGTGCAAGGCCCCATTCGCCACTACCAGCACCAGCTCGAACCCTTCGTCAACCTGCTCTACACTCCTACCACCGCCGACTGGCAGGCCGAGAACTCCATTCTGCCGACCCTACAAGGCCGCAGCCGGGAGGGATTTTTTACCTACGGCATCTACCCGAACCTGCATCTGCTGGGGCTGCCCAACGGCCTGCTGGCCTGGCTGCACATTGAGCCTCTCACCGTCGAGTCTTGCCGGGTTACCCTGGATCTCTATGGTGACCCTGACCTTTGCCCACCTACCGAAATCCTGCTGGCCGAATTCGAAGCCTTCATGCAGGAAGACATGGTGCTGACCGAAAGCGTGCAGCAGGGCTACGCCAGCGGAGCCTACACCCCCGGCCCAGTGAATGGTTTGGAATCCCGAATTATTCATCAGCAACAACTGATCTGGGATGCCCTGGCCGCTGCTGGCGCGGTTGAATAG
- a CDS encoding DUF3027 domain-containing protein encodes MSELHQRLLQMVQYLPSDFEPYGRRDRDDDWGPDCSCGCKYFLPLEGRLGMDWGVCANPASPRAGLLTFEHQGCKAFESDD; translated from the coding sequence ATGTCTGAATTGCATCAGCGTCTTCTACAGATGGTTCAGTACCTGCCCAGCGACTTTGAGCCCTATGGTCGTCGCGATCGCGATGATGACTGGGGACCCGATTGTTCTTGTGGTTGCAAGTATTTTTTGCCGCTAGAGGGGCGACTGGGCATGGATTGGGGGGTGTGTGCTAACCCTGCCAGCCCTAGAGCAGGTTTGCTGACCTTTGAACATCAAGGATGCAAAGCATTTGAATCCGATGATTAA